The following proteins are encoded in a genomic region of Deltaproteobacteria bacterium:
- the rpmE gene encoding 50S ribosomal protein L31, with protein sequence MKKEIHPEYTETTITCVCGNIIPTRSTRKDIKVEICSQCHPFMTGKQKIVDTEGRVERFIRRYAEKDKDTKK encoded by the coding sequence ATGAAGAAGGAAATTCATCCGGAATATACGGAAACGACCATCACCTGTGTGTGCGGAAATATCATCCCCACGAGATCAACCAGGAAAGACATCAAGGTTGAGATCTGTTCCCAGTGCCACCCATTTATGACAGGGAAACAGAAAATTGTCGATACGGAGGGACGGGTGGAACGGTTCATAAGGAGATATGCCGAGAAAGACAAGGACACCAAGAAATAA
- a CDS encoding RluA family pseudouridine synthase, producing MVSPEEEGLRLDLFVAAKAPELSRSQVKRMIEEGNVWINTVQADKAGARLRDRDRVDFTVQPARPWEVVAENIPLQILYEDQNLLVMNKPAGMVVHPSPGHREGTLVNALLHHCDDLSGIGGVVRPGIVHRLDKDTSGVLLVAKNDETHRHLSRQFKGHHVKKTYKALVFGNPAENEGTIALPVGRHPENRKKMSIRSHRGKEAVSHWRVMRRYGDVSLLDVEIETGRTHQIRVHLSAIGHPVVGDRLYGGGRIKSVRDTALRARLDAFPRQALHAWRIAFLHPALDEEMIFSAPLTDDLQGILCYLESKCR from the coding sequence ATGGTGTCCCCGGAGGAGGAAGGACTCCGTCTCGATCTTTTCGTCGCGGCGAAAGCCCCCGAACTTTCCCGCTCCCAGGTGAAGCGGATGATCGAAGAGGGGAATGTATGGATCAACACCGTTCAGGCCGACAAGGCGGGGGCCAGGCTGCGTGACCGTGACCGGGTTGATTTCACCGTTCAGCCGGCGCGGCCCTGGGAGGTCGTCGCCGAAAACATACCCCTTCAGATCCTCTACGAAGACCAGAACTTGCTGGTGATGAACAAGCCCGCGGGCATGGTGGTCCATCCGTCGCCCGGGCATCGCGAAGGGACCCTCGTCAATGCGCTCCTGCATCACTGCGACGATCTGTCGGGAATCGGCGGGGTCGTCCGTCCGGGCATCGTTCACCGCCTGGACAAGGATACATCGGGGGTTCTGCTGGTCGCGAAAAATGACGAGACCCATCGTCACCTTTCCAGGCAATTCAAGGGACATCATGTCAAAAAGACCTATAAGGCCCTGGTTTTTGGAAACCCGGCGGAAAACGAGGGGACGATTGCTCTACCCGTGGGACGGCACCCGGAGAACCGAAAAAAAATGTCCATCCGCAGTCATAGGGGAAAGGAGGCTGTGTCTCACTGGCGGGTCATGAGACGTTACGGCGACGTGTCCCTGCTGGATGTGGAAATTGAAACGGGTCGTACGCACCAGATCCGAGTCCACCTGTCAGCCATAGGCCATCCCGTTGTGGGGGACCGGCTTTACGGCGGCGGAAGGATAAAATCCGTCAGGGACACGGCCCTCAGGGCGCGTCTTGACGCTTTCCCGCGGCAGGCCCTTCACGCCTGGCGGATCGCCTTCCTCCATCCCGCCCTTGACGAGGAGATGATCTTCAGCGCGCCCCTGACAGACGATCTGCAAGGTATTCTATGCTATTTGGAATCCAAGTGCCGCTGA
- the prmC gene encoding peptide chain release factor N(5)-glutamine methyltransferase yields MTVADILNEAVVFLADAGSPTPRLDAEVLLAACLRLDRLLFITHPEDEVNPDAVFRYKGWLQRRGGNEPVSYITGTKEFWSLPFLVTPAVLIPRPETEVLVEETLACMPSKAGKTWQVLEVGTGSGAVAVALASERPDIQITATDVVPEALAIARANAEANGVQDRITFLQGNMLEPVSGRFDLIVSNPPYISRHDYDSLPPGIREYEPMGALVPGPEGTEAHGILIQESPSFLYAGGWLLMEMDGGQVGTLRRLFNKRGRYENLSVRSDYGGMERVIRARRI; encoded by the coding sequence ATGACGGTTGCGGATATTCTGAACGAAGCCGTTGTCTTCCTAGCGGATGCGGGTTCGCCGACGCCTCGCCTGGATGCGGAGGTGTTGCTTGCGGCCTGTCTGCGGCTTGACCGGCTCCTCTTTATAACCCATCCCGAGGATGAGGTGAACCCGGACGCCGTGTTTCGGTATAAGGGGTGGTTGCAACGGCGAGGCGGAAACGAGCCGGTATCCTATATCACCGGAACGAAGGAATTCTGGTCTCTTCCCTTTCTGGTAACGCCGGCCGTGCTGATTCCCCGGCCGGAAACGGAAGTGCTTGTGGAGGAAACGCTGGCTTGCATGCCGTCGAAGGCCGGGAAAACCTGGCAGGTCCTGGAAGTTGGAACGGGCAGCGGTGCCGTTGCCGTGGCGCTGGCGTCGGAGCGGCCGGATATTCAGATTACGGCGACGGACGTCGTCCCGGAGGCTTTGGCGATCGCTCGGGCCAATGCCGAAGCGAACGGAGTGCAGGACCGCATAACGTTTCTGCAGGGTAACATGCTGGAACCCGTTTCGGGACGGTTCGACCTCATCGTTTCAAACCCTCCCTACATTTCCCGTCACGATTATGATTCGCTTCCGCCCGGGATTCGGGAGTATGAACCGATGGGCGCCCTGGTGCCCGGACCGGAAGGGACGGAGGCCCACGGGATTTTGATTCAGGAAAGCCCGTCCTTCCTGTACGCCGGTGGATGGCTTTTGATGGAGATGGATGGGGGACAGGTTGGTACGCTTCGTCGGCTTTTCAATAAGCGGGGCCGGTATGAAAACCTTTCCGTTCGTTCCGATTACGGCGGAATGGAAAGGGTCATCCGGGCCAGGAGGATATGA
- the rho gene encoding transcription termination factor Rho produces MDIEEIKRQPISELTRLAKDLNVAGASGMRRQDLIFAILQSQAEKNGVISGAGVLEILTDGFGFLRAVDYNYLPSPDDIYISPSQIRRFSLRTGDTIYGEVRPPKEGEKYFALLKVDSVNFEAPDAVRDKILFDNLTPLYPLEKIELESDPENLSTRVMDMFTPIGKGQRGLIVSPPRAGKTVLLQDIAHSITRNHKDVTLMVLLIDERPEEVTDMQRSVAGEVISSTFDEPASRHVQVAEMVIEKAKRLVEHKKDVVILLDSITRLARAYNAVVPPSGKVLSGGVDSNALHKPKRFFGAARNIENGGSLTIIATALIDTGSRMDEVIFEEFKGTGNMELHLDRRIADRRVFPAFDLIRSGTRKEELLTPKHNLNRIWILRRLLQEMNPVDAMEFILDKVRKTQTNQEFLDSMNQ; encoded by the coding sequence ATGGATATTGAAGAAATTAAGCGGCAACCAATCAGTGAGTTAACGAGACTGGCGAAGGATCTCAATGTGGCCGGTGCCAGCGGTATGCGGCGCCAGGATCTGATCTTTGCGATTCTTCAGAGCCAGGCGGAAAAAAACGGCGTAATTTCGGGTGCCGGGGTCCTGGAGATTCTGACCGACGGATTTGGTTTTCTCCGGGCGGTCGATTACAATTACCTGCCCAGTCCCGATGACATTTACATTTCTCCCTCCCAAATCCGGCGTTTCAGCCTTCGAACCGGGGACACCATTTACGGTGAAGTCCGGCCACCCAAGGAAGGGGAAAAGTATTTTGCCCTCCTGAAAGTCGATTCCGTGAATTTCGAAGCCCCTGACGCGGTAAGGGACAAGATCCTCTTTGACAACCTGACCCCCCTTTATCCTCTGGAGAAGATAGAACTGGAGTCGGATCCGGAGAATCTTTCGACACGGGTCATGGACATGTTCACGCCCATCGGCAAGGGGCAGCGAGGTCTCATCGTCTCCCCACCCCGAGCCGGCAAGACCGTCCTTCTCCAGGACATTGCCCACAGCATTACACGAAATCACAAGGACGTTACCCTCATGGTCCTTCTCATCGACGAGCGGCCGGAAGAGGTGACCGATATGCAAAGAAGTGTTGCCGGTGAGGTCATTTCATCGACTTTTGACGAGCCGGCATCCCGCCATGTTCAGGTCGCGGAGATGGTTATCGAAAAGGCAAAACGCCTGGTCGAACACAAAAAGGACGTCGTCATTCTTCTGGACAGCATCACCCGGCTGGCCCGGGCCTACAACGCCGTGGTTCCGCCGAGCGGGAAGGTGCTTTCGGGAGGTGTCGACTCGAACGCCCTGCACAAACCGAAACGTTTTTTCGGAGCCGCCCGAAACATCGAAAACGGAGGCAGCCTGACAATCATCGCCACGGCGCTCATCGATACGGGGAGCCGCATGGACGAGGTCATCTTTGAAGAATTCAAGGGAACGGGCAACATGGAGCTCCATCTCGATCGCAGGATCGCCGACCGGAGGGTATTCCCGGCTTTCGATCTGATCCGTTCCGGTACGCGCAAAGAGGAACTGCTCACGCCCAAACACAACCTGAACCGGATCTGGATTCTGCGTCGGTTGCTGCAGGAAATGAATCCCGTGGATGCCATGGAATTTATTCTCGATAAGGTTCGAAAAACGCAGACCAACCAGGAATTTCTGGATTCAATGAACCAGTAG
- the murA gene encoding UDP-N-acetylglucosamine 1-carboxyvinyltransferase, whose product MDKMIIEGGERLQGVVEVSGAKNAALPILVSSLLAEGPCTFHNVPELMDIRTANRLLRGFGAEVEGTGTVRIDARHINHVEAPYELVKTMRASVLVLGPLVARMGRARVSLPGGCAIGARPVNLHIRALEEMGATVTLQDGYIEATAPRLRGATIYFDIQTVTGTENIMMAACLADGTTVLKNAAKEPEIVNLADVLTAMGARITGAGTETITIEGVTRLTGAEGTVMPDRIECGTYMIGAAITGGDVTIRGCDPLYVDALIVKLVDAGILVEPVSNGVRVRGGDGIRSIDIKTAPYPGFPTDLQAQMMVLLSIGNGLSVVTETVFENRFMHVAELVRMGANIVIQGGAAIVQGVPVLKGAPVMATDLRASACLVLAGLVAEGRTDLSRIYHLDRGYQRMEEKFSALGARIRRESA is encoded by the coding sequence GTGGATAAAATGATCATCGAGGGCGGGGAAAGACTGCAGGGAGTGGTCGAGGTCAGCGGGGCCAAAAACGCCGCCTTGCCCATTCTTGTTTCCTCCCTGTTGGCCGAGGGGCCTTGCACATTCCATAATGTGCCGGAACTGATGGATATCCGAACGGCAAACAGACTGCTCCGTGGATTTGGAGCGGAAGTTGAGGGAACCGGCACGGTCAGGATCGATGCCCGGCACATCAATCACGTTGAGGCCCCTTATGAACTGGTGAAAACCATGCGGGCCTCTGTTCTGGTACTGGGACCGCTTGTGGCCCGCATGGGCCGGGCAAGGGTATCGCTGCCCGGCGGCTGCGCCATCGGCGCCAGGCCGGTGAACCTGCACATTAGGGCTCTGGAGGAAATGGGAGCTACCGTGACGCTGCAGGACGGCTATATCGAGGCAACGGCTCCGCGCTTGCGGGGGGCGACGATTTACTTCGATATCCAGACGGTCACGGGAACTGAAAATATCATGATGGCGGCCTGTCTGGCCGATGGGACAACGGTTCTGAAAAATGCGGCGAAGGAACCGGAAATCGTCAACCTGGCTGACGTGCTCACCGCCATGGGCGCCAGAATAACGGGAGCCGGGACGGAAACAATCACCATAGAGGGGGTAACCCGGTTGACCGGTGCGGAAGGAACGGTTATGCCCGACCGGATCGAATGCGGTACCTACATGATCGGAGCGGCCATTACCGGGGGAGACGTCACCATTCGGGGGTGCGATCCCCTTTATGTGGATGCGCTCATCGTCAAACTGGTCGATGCCGGTATTTTGGTGGAGCCTGTTTCGAACGGGGTGCGGGTACGGGGTGGGGACGGTATCCGGAGTATCGACATCAAGACCGCTCCCTACCCGGGATTTCCGACGGACCTGCAGGCCCAGATGATGGTTCTGCTCTCCATCGGAAATGGTCTCAGTGTTGTGACGGAAACGGTTTTCGAGAATCGGTTCATGCACGTGGCAGAGCTTGTCCGGATGGGGGCCAACATCGTTATCCAGGGAGGAGCCGCTATTGTCCAGGGGGTTCCCGTATTGAAGGGCGCCCCGGTCATGGCGACGGACCTTCGTGCGTCGGCCTGCCTGGTTCTGGCGGGACTTGTGGCGGAAGGAAGAACGGATCTGTCACGCATTTACCACCTGGATCGCGGCTACCAGAGAATGGAGGAAAAATTTTCCGCCCTTGGGGCGAGAATAAGGAGGGAGTCGGCTTAA
- the pgeF gene encoding peptidoglycan editing factor PgeF: MFHFRDRGALVYLQSTALNRFDFLSHAFFSRLGGASPAPFASLNVDAGQGDQPANVRQNLHFISQSFGFAVEDLILGRQVHGDTLHVLTARHNLPAGDMFEGDGFITDRPGLVLCVKTADCVPVFLADERKKIVAALHAGWRGTALGIAGKAVHVLRERFASAPEDLWAAIGPAIGPCCYEVDERVCHRFGNRTEGDGFLKASGKKGRWMMDLALANRLQLEGAGVSSGRIGTSGVCTSCRRDLFFSHRGEGETTGRQLNFIMVRG, encoded by the coding sequence ATGTTTCATTTCCGTGACCGGGGTGCCTTGGTCTATCTTCAATCCACGGCGCTGAACCGGTTCGATTTTTTGTCGCATGCGTTTTTTAGCCGCCTGGGAGGGGCAAGTCCCGCGCCTTTCGCGAGTCTGAACGTCGATGCCGGACAGGGCGATCAACCGGCGAATGTCCGGCAAAATCTCCACTTCATCTCGCAGTCGTTCGGTTTTGCCGTCGAGGACCTGATTCTGGGACGCCAGGTTCACGGAGACACCCTTCATGTTCTGACCGCCCGGCATAACCTCCCTGCAGGTGATATGTTCGAAGGAGACGGATTCATCACCGACAGGCCGGGGCTGGTCCTGTGCGTTAAAACGGCGGACTGCGTTCCTGTTTTTCTGGCGGACGAAAGAAAGAAAATCGTGGCGGCCCTTCATGCCGGATGGAGGGGGACGGCCCTGGGCATCGCCGGAAAAGCGGTACACGTACTCAGGGAACGGTTTGCCTCGGCCCCGGAGGACCTCTGGGCGGCCATCGGTCCGGCCATCGGACCCTGTTGTTATGAGGTGGACGAGAGGGTTTGCCATCGGTTCGGGAACCGGACGGAGGGCGATGGATTTCTGAAAGCCTCGGGGAAAAAGGGCCGCTGGATGATGGATCTGGCCCTGGCCAACCGGCTGCAACTGGAAGGGGCCGGCGTCTCATCAGGCCGGATCGGCACGTCCGGGGTCTGTACGTCCTGTCGCCGCGATTTATTCTTTTCCCACCGGGGAGAGGGTGAAACGACGGGACGCCAGCTCAACTTCATTATGGTTCGGGGATGA